GTGATATTTGCATTTTCATTCACAACAACTTCTTTCAGTTCAATTTCTTTGGCTGTCATTTTCACCAGAAGCTTACCAGACTCCATATCCTCAGCTGTAATTCTAAGCTTTAAGGGCTCTAAATTTACAGACGAAAAAACCAAAACATCACCTTCTTTAACCACAATGGAAAACATTCCGTTTTCATCTGAAACCGTAGTTAATTGAGTGGTATTATCCACAATATTAACTCCATTTACAGAAGTTGACTTTTCAAAAATCTGACCCAAAATTTCTTTTGAAGCTGTTTTTTGCGAAAATCCAACCTGAATCAAAAACAATAAAAAAATTATATTTAAAACTTTACTTAATTTCACCTGCAATTATTTCTTTATATTTAGTAGCCAGTTCAGCCAGTAAAAATTCCGTCGAAGTTTTATTCTTAGAATTTAGTATTACTGTAAACTTGTCATTTTCAACAGCATAATATTCAAATCCTTTCACATATTCACCAGGAATTTTCAAGACATTAACAAAATGCTCCAGAGTAAACATTCGTTCTAAAAGCCTCATAAAAGCCTCTTTTTTCTCAACCTCAACTTCTTTTTTAAGCATTGCTGTTCTTCCTGAAAAAACATTCAATATTGGATCAAGCGAAACAGACCCGCCTAAACCAACATGTGCATCTAAATCTGTAGCGGTATGTAATTTTCTTTCTGCCTCTGTATATGATTTTTGACCACTCGGAATTATCCCTAACGAAACTGCATTTATACCCCTATAGTTTCTAACTACAACTTCCTGCAATTGATGCATTACCATATTTAATTTTACAGTAAAATTAATATCCGTAAAATTCTCAGGTGTTAACAAAACTCTATTTTCTTTAAATTGTATTGCCGAAAAAACAAGAGTATCACCTGCATTGGCCAAAATCGAAAAGCCTCCTGAAGCATCTGTTATCGTCATTGCTTCTGTCTGAGCATTTACAACATATACACCCTCCAAATCTGAAGTATTGGCATTGATTTTTCCATTAATCACGGTACGCTCCTCAACCTGAGCACAAACGCTTTGCCCCAAAATAACCAGAAAAAAACAAGCGACTTTACGAATCAAAATGATGAAAATTTAGAATTATTCTTAAAGCCGTAAAAATATCTTAATGTATTCCAAATATAATATTAAGGACTTGGTAAAAATATGTTAATTAAACTTTGATAATCATCCTCAAAATCAGAGTTTTTAATACCTTTAACCTATTGAATTTGATTTAAAAAAATATGAAAAG
The sequence above is drawn from the Flavobacterium sp. N2038 genome and encodes:
- a CDS encoding carboxypeptidase-like regulatory domain-containing protein; protein product: MIRKVACFFLVILGQSVCAQVEERTVINGKINANTSDLEGVYVVNAQTEAMTITDASGGFSILANAGDTLVFSAIQFKENRVLLTPENFTDINFTVKLNMVMHQLQEVVVRNYRGINAVSLGIIPSGQKSYTEAERKLHTATDLDAHVGLGGSVSLDPILNVFSGRTAMLKKEVEVEKKEAFMRLLERMFTLEHFVNVLKIPGEYVKGFEYYAVENDKFTVILNSKNKTSTEFLLAELATKYKEIIAGEIK